The following are encoded together in the Macadamia integrifolia cultivar HAES 741 chromosome 10, SCU_Mint_v3, whole genome shotgun sequence genome:
- the LOC122092070 gene encoding uncharacterized protein LOC122092070, which translates to MSSILGSQGVVLATAMAVSGTVILLAICRQKPLISTTQFSVVQNSNSSPGILRSCISSDEKKREKKKKRVHFAADVVDPMGNSEEFRREHTKKSMMSNRICRSQSYRVQQQMPSNRMALYNGILRDRVQPQRMGCSY; encoded by the exons ATGTCTTCAATTCTAGGTTCCCAGGGGGTGGTCTTGGCAACAGCCATGGCGGTCTCAGGCACTGTAATTCTCTTGGCCATCTGCCGGCAGAAGCCTCTGATCTCCACAACCCAGTTTTCCGTTGTTCAGAATTCAAACTCTTCGCCGGGAATTCTACGTTCCTGCATCTCGTCCG atgagaagaagagggaaaagaagaagaaaagagttcACTTTGCTGCTGATGTGGTGGATCCGATGGGTAACAGTGAGGAATTCAGAAGAGAACATACCAAGAAATCAATGATGTCGAATAGAATTTGCAGGTCTCAGAGTTACAGAGTCCAACAACAAATGCCTTCTAACCGAATGGCTCTGTACAATGGAATTCTTAGGGATCGTGTGCAGCCACAAAGGATGGGTTGTTCTTATTAG